In a single window of the Prionailurus viverrinus isolate Anna chromosome D3, UM_Priviv_1.0, whole genome shotgun sequence genome:
- the SLC25A1 gene encoding tricarboxylate transport protein, mitochondrial: MAAPRALAAAAPASGKAKLTHPGKAILAGGLAGGIEICITFPTEYVKTQLQLDERSHPPRYRGIGDCVRQTVRSHGVLGLYRGLSSLLYGSIPKAAVRFGMFEFLSNHMRDPQGRLDSTRGLLCGLGAGVAEAVVVVCPMETIKVKFIHDQTSPNPKYRGFFHGVREIIREQGLKGTYQGLTATVLKQGSNQAIRFFVMTSLRNWYRGDNPNKPMNPLITGVFGAVAGAASVFGNTPLDVIKTRMQGLEAHKYRNTWDCGLQILRNEGLKAFYKGTIPRLGRVCLDVAIVFVIYDEVVKLLNKVWKTD, translated from the exons ATGGCCGCGCCCCGCGCTCTGGCGGCCGCCGCGCCCGCGTCTGGGAAAGCCAAGCTGACGCACCCAGGGAAGGCGATCTTGGCAG GCGGCCTGGCGGGCGGCATCGAGATTTGCATCACCTTCCCCACCGAATATGTAAAGACACAGCTGCAGCTGGACGAGCGCTCGCACCCGCCGCGGTACCGGGGCATCG GGGACTGCGTGCGGCAGACGGTCCGCAGCCATGGCGTCCTGGGCCTGTACCGAGGCCTCAGCTCCCTGCTCTACGGCTCCATCCCCAAAGCGGCCGTCAG GTTCGGGATGTTTGAGTTCCTCAGCAACCACATGCGAGATCCCCAGGGACGCCTGGACAGCACACGGGGGCTGCTGTGCGGCCTGGGTGCCGGTGTGGCTGAAGCCGTGGTGGTCGTGTGCCCTATGGAGACCATCAAG GTGAAGTTCATCCACGACCAGACCTCCCCAAACCCTAAGTACAGAGGATTCTTCCATGGGGTCAGGGAGATTATTCGGGAACAAG GGCTGAAGGGGACCTACCAGGGCCTCACAGCCACTGTGCTGAAGCAGGGGTCTAACCAGGCCATCCGCTTCTTCGTCATGACCTCCCTGCGCAACTGGTACAGAG GGGACAACCCCAACAAGCCCATGAACCCACTGATCACCGGAGTGTTTGGAGCTGTTGCTGGCGCAGCCAGTGTCTTCGGGAACACTCCTCTGGATGTGATCAAGACCCGGATGCAG GGCCTGGAGGCACACAAATACCGGAACACATGGGACTGTGGCTTGCAGATCCTGAGGAATGAGGGGCTCaaggc atTCTACAAGGGCACCATCCCCCGCCTGGGCCGGGTCTGCCTGGATGTGGCCATCGTGTTTGTCATCTATGATGAAGTGGTGAAGCTTCTCAACAAAGTGTGGAAGACAGACTGA